CGCCGGCCGCCGCTACCCGCGAATCAAAGCCACGCCCGGTGATGGTAAGGGCGAAGGTGCCCTGGATCTCCTCGCAGGCGCGCACGCAGCGGTTGCAGACAATGCACTTGCTCGGCTCGTAGTCGAAGTACGGGTTGGACACATCCTTCTGTTCGGCCAGGTGATTGGCGCCGTCATAGCCGTAGCGCACCTCGCGCAGGCCGACCTGGCCGGCGACGGTCTGCAGCTCGCAGTTGCCGTTGGCCGAGCAGGTCAGGCAGTCCAGCGGGTGATCGGAGATGTACAGCTCCATCACGTTGCGCCGCAGGTCGGCCAGGTGCGGCGTCTGAGTGCGCACCACCATGCCCTCGCTGACCGGCGTGGTGCACGAGGCCGGGTAGCCGCGCATGCCGTCGATCTCGACCATGCACATACGGCACGAGCCGAAGGCCTCGAGGCTGTCGGTGGCGCACAGTTTGGGAATGCTGGTGCCGAGCATGGCGGCGGCGCGCATCACCGAGGTGCCGGCGGGCACGCTGATCGAACGGCCATCGATGACCAGGCTGACCTGCACCTCGCTGACCCGTTCCGGGGTGCCCAGGTCTATGTCGTTGCGGGGATCGAAGTAGTTGATCATTGCGCGGCCTCCAGGCCGAAATCGGCGGGGAAGTGCTTGAGGGCGCTGACCACGGGGTACGGGGTCATCCCGCCCATGGCGCACAGCGAGCCGTACTGCATCGTGTCGCACAGGTCGCGCAGCAGGCCGGCCTGGCTGGCGCGGTAGGCCGGGTCGGTACTGGCGATCAGCCGATCAACCACCTCAACACCGCGGGTCGAGCCGATCCGGCAGGGCGTGCACTTGCCGCAGGATTCCTCGGCGCAGAACTGCAGGGCGAAACGGGCCATGCCCGCCATGTTCAGGGTGTCGTCGGCCAGCACCACGCCACCGTGGCCGAGCATCGCGCCCAGGGCGGCGAAGGCCTCGTAGTCCAGCGGGGTGTCGAACTGCGCGTGCGGTACCCAGGCGCCCAGCGGGCCGCCGACCTGCGCCGCCTTGATCGGCCGACCACTGGCGGTGCCGCCGCCGTAGCCTTCCACCAGCTCGCGCAGGGTCAGGCCGAAGGCGCGTTCCACCAAGCCGCCATGGCGGACGTTGCCGGCCAGCTGGAACGGCAAGGTGCCCGTCGAGCGGCCCATGCCGAAATCGCGGTAAAACGCCGCGCCCCTGGCCAGGATGATCGGCACCGAGGCCAGGGTGAGCACGTTGTGCACCAGCGTCGGCTGGCCGAACAGGCCTTCGAGCGCCGGCAGCGGCGGCTTGGCCCGGACGATGCCACGCTTGCCCTCAAGGGATTCGAGCAGCGCGGTTTCCTCACCGCAGATGTACGCGCCCGCCCCCACCCGCACCTGCAGGTCGAAGGCCACGCCGTTGCCGGCGACATCCAGATACCCGGCCTCGCGGGCCAGCAGGATGGCTTCGTTCAAGGTCCGCACGGCATCCGGGTATTCCGAGCGTACATAGATGTAGCCCTTGCTCGCCCCCACGGCGAGGCCGGCGATGATCATGCCCTCGATCAGCAGGAGCGGATCGCCCTCCATCAGCATGCGGTCGGCGAAGGTGCCGGAGTCGCCTTCGTCGGCATTGCACACCACGTATTTCTGCCCGGCCGGCGCCTGGCGCACGGTGCGCCACTTGATGCCCGCCGGAAACGCCGCGCCGCCCCTGCCGCGCAGCCCGGAGTCGAGCACCGCGGCGACCACTTCATCGCCGTCCAGCAGCGTGGCCTGGCGCAGGCCATCGAAGCCGCCGTTGGCATGATAGTCGTCCAGCGACAGCGGCCGGGTGATGCCGGCGCGGGCGAACAGCAGGCGCTGCTGGGACTTCAGGTAGGGAATCGCTTCCACAGGCCCCAACGCCAGGGCATGGCTGCCGGGATCGCCTGCCAGGGCGTCGAGCAGCCCGGGCACATCCTCCGGGGTGACCGGCCCGAAGCCCACGCGGCCTTGGGCGGTGTCCAGCTCCACCAGCGGCTCCAGCCAGTACAGGCCACGGGAGCTGGTGCGCTTGATATGCAGTGGCAGGCGCCGCTGCGTGGCTTCGCGGGTAAACGCCTCGGCCACCTCGTCGGCACCGACGGCGCGGGCCAGCGAATCGCAGGAGATGCACAGGTTCAGCATGCCTTCACCTCCTCGCGGCAGGCGTCCACCAGCGCTCGCAGGCGTTCGGGGGTGACGCGGGCGTACAGCCGGCCATCGAGCTCCAGGGCCG
This window of the Pseudomonas mosselii genome carries:
- a CDS encoding formate dehydrogenase beta subunit; this translates as MLNLCISCDSLARAVGADEVAEAFTREATQRRLPLHIKRTSSRGLYWLEPLVELDTAQGRVGFGPVTPEDVPGLLDALAGDPGSHALALGPVEAIPYLKSQQRLLFARAGITRPLSLDDYHANGGFDGLRQATLLDGDEVVAAVLDSGLRGRGGAAFPAGIKWRTVRQAPAGQKYVVCNADEGDSGTFADRMLMEGDPLLLIEGMIIAGLAVGASKGYIYVRSEYPDAVRTLNEAILLAREAGYLDVAGNGVAFDLQVRVGAGAYICGEETALLESLEGKRGIVRAKPPLPALEGLFGQPTLVHNVLTLASVPIILARGAAFYRDFGMGRSTGTLPFQLAGNVRHGGLVERAFGLTLRELVEGYGGGTASGRPIKAAQVGGPLGAWVPHAQFDTPLDYEAFAALGAMLGHGGVVLADDTLNMAGMARFALQFCAEESCGKCTPCRIGSTRGVEVVDRLIASTDPAYRASQAGLLRDLCDTMQYGSLCAMGGMTPYPVVSALKHFPADFGLEAAQ